The following proteins come from a genomic window of Nitrospira sp.:
- a CDS encoding 2-oxoglutarate dehydrogenase complex dihydrolipoyllysine-residue succinyltransferase: MSIELKIPTIGESITEVQIDEWLKSPGETVRQDEPIVSLETEKTSLDLPAPVSGVLVKVLKKKGDMAQVGEVIAYLDEAAVQNDTGAPSVSGKAPPKTPASKPLPGSTPDPARVMPSARRLLSEHRLGVEEPMPTGPGGRMLKEDVLRRLEERPSQAEPASAVETVSEEEAAPPGSAPRQPMGSRDEEAVPMSLLRRRVAERLVQAQQTAALLTTFNEIDMTAVTALRQDLQESFRQRYAVKLGLMSFFVKAVIEALKLIPELNAEIRGTEIFYRHYYDIAIAIGSGRGLVVPVLKNAERLSFAEIETAIADFARRAQANRLTLEELQGGTFTISNGGVYGSLLSTPIINPPQSGILGLHVIQDRPVGRDGQIVLRPMMYVALTYDHRIVDGREAVTFLKHIKACIEEPARILLEI, from the coding sequence ATGTCCATTGAGCTGAAAATTCCGACGATCGGGGAGTCAATTACGGAGGTCCAGATCGACGAGTGGCTCAAATCGCCGGGTGAGACCGTTCGCCAAGATGAGCCGATCGTCTCGCTCGAGACGGAGAAGACCTCACTCGACTTGCCCGCACCCGTGTCGGGCGTTCTTGTCAAGGTTCTCAAGAAGAAGGGCGACATGGCACAGGTCGGCGAAGTGATCGCGTACTTGGATGAGGCAGCGGTTCAGAACGATACGGGAGCCCCTTCGGTTTCCGGCAAGGCACCCCCGAAGACACCGGCTTCCAAGCCACTGCCGGGCTCGACGCCCGACCCGGCGAGAGTGATGCCGTCCGCGCGCCGGCTTTTGAGCGAACACCGGCTTGGCGTCGAGGAGCCGATGCCGACAGGCCCCGGCGGCAGAATGCTCAAGGAAGACGTCCTCCGCCGGCTGGAAGAGCGTCCGTCCCAAGCGGAACCCGCCTCTGCGGTCGAGACGGTTTCCGAAGAGGAGGCTGCGCCGCCTGGATCCGCGCCGCGTCAGCCGATGGGCAGCCGCGACGAAGAAGCGGTACCGATGAGCCTGCTCCGGCGCCGCGTCGCCGAGCGGCTTGTACAGGCTCAACAGACTGCCGCCCTGCTTACGACGTTCAATGAGATCGACATGACGGCAGTGACGGCGTTGAGACAAGACCTGCAAGAAAGCTTCCGGCAGCGTTACGCGGTGAAGCTCGGCCTGATGTCCTTCTTCGTCAAAGCAGTGATCGAGGCGCTCAAGCTGATTCCGGAGCTGAACGCCGAGATCCGAGGCACGGAAATCTTCTATCGTCACTATTACGATATCGCGATCGCGATCGGAAGCGGGCGCGGCCTTGTTGTGCCGGTGTTGAAAAACGCCGAGCGCCTGAGCTTTGCCGAAATCGAGACCGCTATCGCCGATTTCGCTCGGCGCGCGCAGGCCAATCGGCTCACCCTGGAGGAGCTGCAGGGGGGCACCTTCACCATTTCGAACGGCGGAGTGTACGGCTCGCTGCTCTCGACCCCGATCATCAATCCGCCTCAGAGCGGCATTCTGGGGCTTCATGTGATTCAGGACCGACCCGTGGGTCGGGACGGGCAGATCGTGCTCCGGCCCATGATGTACGTCGCCCTCACGTATGATCACCGGATCGTGGACGGCCGCGAGGCGGTGACGTTTCTCAAACACATCAAGGCCTGTATTGAAGAACCGGCTCGCATCCTCTTGGAGATTTAA
- a CDS encoding 2-oxoglutarate dehydrogenase E1 component, with protein MHEFHVPMDQRISLPLPANLSFVEDLYREFLRDPASVSPAWRDYFKDVENDGDHLMARRRGPSRPPKSFFDPERDRVDSTNSPPAPLHSPAPSLLRQAPFPKDARIAGLTHPPQASLHPLVSNLTRQAPLQQDALLARDHDETGIGRLERDTIIGQQDRVSQLVQAYLIRGHMAAAIDPLEMSRAVHPELDPAFHGFTANDLEGRFSTHGIAGADFLTLREILDRLRAAYCGSIGSQFMHIDDPERRAWVRERMEKPDNHAGLTRREQLRILTRLTDAVIFEEFIQQKYPGAKSFSLEGAESLIPLLDLAIETAGEHGVEEIVLAMAHRGRLNVLANIVGKRPREIFHEFENVIDPLREGRGDVKYHLGHSTDWVTASGRTVHLSLCFNPSHLEFVNSVALGRTRAKQDRAGDRTRSRRMALLIHGDASFAGEGVVQEALNLSRLEGYRTGGTLHVVVNNQIGFTTSPEEARSSLYATDVAKMLQIPIFHVNGEDPEAVARVVRLAMDFRRTFHSDVVIDMYCFRRRGHNEGDEPSFTQPLMYGVIDKRRPIREYYLGHLLRLGEVDRDEADRIAMERRRELERDLTEARSHAYIPLREKSTGTWAGYYGGLDGDAEEVGTGVERGRLVALMETLARLPEGFHPHAKITQWLHRRREMAAGARPLDWSTGEALAFATLAAEGHPVRLSGQDTPRGTFSQRHAILHDTGDGRMYVPLQHLAPDQASVEMYNSPLSEAGVLGFEYGYSLDCPDGLVLWEAQFGDFVNAAQVIIDQFLVSAEEKWRRLSGLVLLLPHGFEGQGPEHSSARLERFLELAVNDNIQVVNPTTPAQYFHVLRRQVLRRWRKPLVIMTPKSLLRHPQAISTLEDLEQGRFRRILFDRTTKPERIERVLLCSGKVYYDLVGSRDELKRDDVAILRLEQLYPLHDEELRQCLTSYPPKASVVWVQEEPANMGAWRYLFARFGDRLMGTWPFSAVCRPASASPATGWHDLHKIEQQKLLKAAFDVH; from the coding sequence TTGCACGAATTTCACGTGCCTATGGACCAGCGAATTTCACTACCTCTTCCCGCCAACCTCTCGTTCGTGGAGGATCTGTATCGGGAGTTCCTGCGGGACCCTGCCTCCGTCTCGCCGGCTTGGCGGGACTATTTTAAGGATGTGGAGAACGATGGCGATCATCTCATGGCTCGGCGGCGCGGCCCCTCTCGTCCGCCGAAATCCTTCTTCGACCCAGAACGCGATCGTGTTGATTCCACCAATTCACCCCCGGCGCCATTGCACTCTCCCGCCCCGAGCCTTCTGAGACAGGCTCCTTTCCCGAAGGACGCACGCATTGCCGGTCTCACCCACCCACCCCAGGCGTCATTGCATCCTCTCGTCTCGAACCTGACAAGACAGGCTCCTCTCCAGCAGGACGCGCTCCTTGCCCGAGATCATGACGAGACAGGCATCGGTCGACTCGAACGAGACACCATCATCGGGCAACAAGATCGTGTTTCCCAGCTCGTGCAGGCGTACCTCATCCGCGGGCACATGGCCGCCGCCATTGATCCGTTGGAGATGTCACGCGCGGTCCATCCCGAGCTGGATCCTGCGTTCCATGGATTCACAGCGAACGACTTGGAAGGGCGATTCTCCACGCATGGAATTGCGGGGGCGGATTTCCTGACCCTGCGTGAGATTCTGGACCGCCTAAGGGCCGCCTATTGCGGATCGATCGGCTCGCAGTTCATGCATATCGACGACCCGGAGCGGCGAGCGTGGGTTCGAGAGCGGATGGAGAAGCCGGACAACCATGCCGGCCTCACACGACGGGAGCAGCTCCGTATCCTCACGCGGCTGACCGACGCAGTCATCTTCGAAGAATTCATTCAGCAGAAGTATCCCGGCGCCAAGAGCTTCTCACTCGAGGGGGCGGAAAGCTTGATCCCGCTGCTCGACCTGGCGATCGAAACCGCCGGCGAGCACGGTGTGGAAGAGATCGTATTGGCAATGGCCCACCGGGGCAGGCTCAACGTCCTGGCAAATATCGTCGGGAAGCGGCCGCGCGAGATTTTCCATGAATTCGAGAATGTGATCGACCCTCTCCGGGAGGGGCGTGGCGACGTCAAGTATCACCTAGGCCACAGCACGGACTGGGTCACGGCATCAGGACGAACGGTGCACTTGTCCCTCTGCTTCAACCCAAGCCACCTGGAATTCGTCAATTCGGTCGCGCTTGGACGCACGCGCGCGAAGCAAGACCGGGCCGGCGATCGAACTCGATCGCGCCGCATGGCGCTTCTCATCCATGGAGATGCGTCCTTCGCCGGAGAGGGTGTCGTGCAGGAGGCGCTCAATCTGAGCCGGCTTGAGGGGTACCGCACGGGCGGGACGCTGCATGTCGTGGTCAACAACCAGATCGGCTTCACGACGTCGCCGGAAGAGGCGCGGTCATCGCTCTATGCGACGGACGTGGCCAAGATGCTTCAGATCCCGATTTTCCACGTCAACGGGGAGGATCCCGAGGCCGTCGCCCGCGTCGTGCGGCTCGCGATGGATTTTCGGCGGACCTTTCACAGTGACGTCGTGATAGACATGTACTGTTTTCGTCGGCGCGGCCACAACGAAGGAGACGAGCCCAGCTTTACACAGCCGCTCATGTATGGAGTCATCGATAAACGCCGGCCCATCCGCGAATATTATCTTGGCCATCTCTTGCGCCTCGGCGAGGTGGATCGCGATGAGGCGGATCGGATTGCGATGGAGCGGCGGCGGGAGCTGGAGCGGGATCTCACCGAGGCGCGAAGCCATGCCTACATTCCGCTACGAGAGAAGTCGACCGGGACATGGGCCGGGTACTATGGAGGGCTCGACGGAGATGCCGAAGAGGTCGGCACCGGAGTCGAACGGGGTCGGCTCGTCGCGCTGATGGAAACGCTTGCCCGCTTGCCTGAGGGGTTTCATCCACATGCAAAGATCACCCAGTGGCTGCACCGCCGGCGCGAAATGGCAGCCGGCGCGCGCCCTCTTGACTGGTCTACCGGCGAGGCGTTGGCTTTCGCCACGCTGGCCGCGGAGGGGCACCCGGTTCGCTTATCGGGTCAGGACACGCCTCGTGGAACGTTTAGCCAGCGGCACGCCATCCTGCACGATACCGGGGATGGGCGAATGTATGTGCCGCTTCAGCATCTCGCGCCGGATCAGGCGTCGGTGGAGATGTACAACAGTCCTCTTTCTGAGGCGGGCGTGTTGGGTTTCGAGTACGGGTACAGCTTGGACTGTCCCGACGGACTGGTCCTTTGGGAAGCCCAATTCGGAGACTTCGTCAATGCGGCCCAGGTCATCATCGACCAGTTCCTTGTCAGCGCCGAAGAGAAATGGCGCCGACTGAGTGGACTCGTGCTTCTTCTTCCTCATGGGTTCGAAGGGCAGGGGCCGGAACATTCGAGCGCGCGCCTGGAGCGTTTCCTGGAGCTTGCCGTCAACGACAATATCCAAGTCGTGAACCCGACGACACCGGCCCAATACTTCCATGTGCTCAGGCGCCAGGTGTTGCGTCGATGGCGAAAACCCCTGGTTATAATGACGCCCAAGAGCCTGCTTCGCCACCCGCAAGCCATCTCGACACTCGAAGACCTCGAACAAGGCCGTTTCCGTCGAATCCTCTTCGACCGGACGACCAAGCCGGAGCGGATCGAGCGCGTTCTGCTCTGCAGCGGGAAAGTCTATTATGACCTGGTGGGGTCGCGGGATGAGCTCAAGCGCGACGACGTCGCGATCCTGAGATTGGAGCAGCTCTATCCTCTGCATGATGAGGAATTGCGTCAGTGCCTGACGTCCTATCCGCCGAAGGCGTCGGTGGTTTGGGTGCAGGAAGAACCTGCGAACATGGGAGCATGGCGGTATTTGTTTGCGCGATTCGGCGACAGACTGATGGGCACCTGGCCCTTCTCGGCGGTCTGCCGGCCGGCCTCTGCCAGCCCCGCGACCGGATGGCATGATCTCCACAAGATCGAGCAGCAGAAGCTGCTCAAGGCGGCCTTCGATGTCCATTGA